From Micromonospora carbonacea:
CGTGCCCTCCTCGACGAGCGGCCGGTACGCCTCGGTGGCGGCCCGCATCAGCTCGAAGGGCGAGCTGACCAGGCTGGCCAGCAGGGTGGTGGTGCCGTGCCCCAGGTGGAAGGCCGCCGCCTGGCGGGCGGACCCGGCGTCGCCGGTGGTGAACGTGTGCCCGCCGCCGCCGTGGGTGTGCAGGTCGACGAAGCCGGGGACGATCCAGTGCCCGTCGCGCACCGACGGGTACTCCGCGACGGCGGTGATCCGGTCGCCGTCGAGTTCCACGCAGCCCTGCCGGATCACGCCGGTCGGGGTCACCACCTTGCCGTTCACCCGCAGGGTCATCGCATCTCCAGATGTGTGAGGCGTGCCGGTACAGATCAGCGGGCGTCGAGCGCCAGCAGGGCGGCGCCGAGGCAGCCGGCCTCGTCGCCGAGGGCCGCCGCGACGAGGCGCGGCCGGCGGTGGAACGTCATCCGCTCGTGCAGCGCCGCGCGCAGCGGGTCGAACAGGCGGGGACCGGCCTGGGCGAGGCCGCCGCCGACCACGACGGTCTCCACGTCGTAGAGGGCCTGGCCGGTGGCGAGCCCGTCGGCCAGCGCCTCGACGGCCTCCGCCCACACCCGGGCGGCGGCTGGCTCACCGGCGGCGGCCCGGTCGGCCACGTCGGCGGCGCTCGCGGGCGTGCCGGTCGGCCCACCGTCGCCCGCCGTGCCGGTCGGCCCCGCGCCGGTGGCCTCCGCGTAGCGGCGGGCGATCGCGGAGGCGGAGGCGACGGCCTCCAGGCAGCCGTCGCGCCCGCAGCCGCAGCGCGGGCCGCCGGGGCGGACGAGAACGTGGCCGATCTCCCCGGCGGCGCCGTGTGCGCCGCTGGCGGCCGCGCCGTCGACGACGTGGGCGGCGGCGATGCCGGTGCCGATCGCGACGAAGAGGACGTGCCCGGTGCCCCGGCCCGCGCCGAGCCGGGCCTCGGCCAGGCCGCCGACGCGCACGTCGTGGCCGAGCACCGTGGGCAGCCCGAGCCGCTCTGCCGCCAGGCCCCGCAGGGGTACGTCCCGGAAGCCGACGTTCGCCGACCAGACCGCCACCCCGGCGGCCTCGTCGACGACGCCGGGCACGGCGATCCCCAGCGCGACGGGGTCGCGCCCGTCGGCGCGGGCCTTGCCGGCCAGCCCCTCGGCGACGTCGAGGATCGTCTCGACCACCGCGTCGGGGCCCCGGCCGGCGTCGGTGGGGTGCCGCTCGGTGTGGACGGTGGTGCCGTCCGGCCGGACCAGCGCGCACTTCATGCCGGTGCCGCCCACGTCCAGCGCGACGACGACGTCGGCGGGACCGGCGGCGTCGGCTGGGCTCACGCGAGGACCACGGAGCGGGTCAGGTGGCGGGGCGCGTCGGGGTCGAGGCCCCGGCTGGTGGACAGGGCGACGGCGAAGCGCTGGGCGAGGATCAGGTCGGCCATCGGGTCGACCGGCGTGCGCCCGGCGGCCCAGCTCGCGAGCACGGTGCGGCAGCCGTGGGTCCGGCTGTGCACGAACGCGGCGCCGGTGGCGGCGACGTCCTCGGCGAGCCCCTCGGGGATGTCGCCGAACGCCCAGACCAGCCGGCCCGGCGCGGCCACCGAGATCGGGCCGTGCCGGTAGTCCATGGCCGGGTACGCCTCGGCCCAGAAGGTGGCCGCCTCACGGCACTTGAGCGCGGCCTCCTGGGCCAGCCCGATCGTCCAGCCCCGGCCGAGGAAGGTGACCTGCTCGATGCGGGCCGGGTCGATCGGCAGCGGGGCCCGGACGGCGACCTCGGCGTCGGCGGCGAGCGCGGCCAGGTTGTCGCCGAGGTGGGCGCGGAGCAGGGCCAGGGCGGTGGTGGCGAAGCGGGTCTGCACCACGGACCGTTCGTCGGCGAACGGCATGGCGACCACGGCGGTGGCGACGTCCACGGCAGGGGAGACCGGGTCGCCGACGAGGACGGTGGTGGGGAGCTGGCCGCGCAGCGCGGCGAGCAGCTCCAGCACCTCGGTGGTGGTGCCGGAGCGGGTGACGGCGATCAGCCGGTCGTAGCGGCGGCCCGTGGGGAACTCGGACGCCTGGAACGCGTCGGTCTCGCCGTGGCCGGCGGCCTCGCGCAGCCCGGCGTACGCCGTCGCCATGAACCACGACGTGCCGCAACCGACGACGGCGACCCGCTCCCCGGGGCGCGGCAGGTGCTCGGCGACCGTGGGGGCCAGCAGCGCTGCCTCCCGCCAACAGTCGGGTTGACTCGCGATCTCCGCGTGCACGAACGCCATGAGAACTCCTCGCTGGGAGGTCGTGCGCAATACGGCGCAATACGGCCGCCTTTCGCGCGTTATTCTGCGCGAAACCTCGCGTCTCTGGCAACCGGGTCCCCGATCGCGCAGAGCGGAGTTTTGCACCTTGGTAGTTTCGCGCACTACTGTGCACGCAATCAATCACCCTTCGTGCAGTCAGTGGAGGCGCCGCAGTGGACCGGTACGCCCGATGGAACGCGCTGCTGGAGATGCTCACTGACAACGGGCGGGTGAGCGTGGAGGAGGCCGCCGGGCGGCTGGACGTCTCCCAGGCCACCATCCGGCGCGACTTCGACCAGCTCGCCCAGCAGCAGATGATCACCCGGACGCGGGGCGGCGCGGTCGCCAACGGCGTCTCCTACGACCTGCCGCTGCGCTACAAGACGGCCAAGCACTCGGCCGAGAAGCAGCGGATCGGGGCCGCCGCCGCCGCGCTGGTCACCCCGGGCACCGTGGTCGGCCTCAACGGCGGCACCACCAGCACGGAGGTGGCCCGCGCGCTGGCCGTCCGGCCCGACCTGAACACCAGCGCCGAGGGCGCGCAGCTCACCGTGGTCACCAACGCGCTCAACATCGCCAACGAGCTGCTGGTGCGCTCCCGGATGAAGGTGGTGGTGGCCGGCGGCGTGGTCCGGCCCAAGTCGTTCGAGCTGGTCGGCCCGCTGGGCGGGGCGCTGCTGCGCGAGGTCACCCTGGACGTCGCCCTGCTCGGCGTGGACGCGATCGACCCGCAGCTCGGCGCCGCCGCCCATCACGAGGGCGAGGCGGCGATGAACAACCTGATGGTGGCCCGCGCCAAGCGGGTGGTGATCATCGCGGACTCGTCCAAGCTGGGCGGGCACGCGTTCGCCCGGATCTGCCCCGTCGACCGGGTGGAGACGCTGGTCACCGACTCGGGCGCGAACCCGGAGCTGGTGGAGGCGTTCCGCGCGGCGGGCGTGCACGTCGTCATCGCCTGACGCGCCGGGCTGCATACCGGGTATTGCTTCCCCCTGCATACCGCGTATGGTGTGCGTCGTCACCGACTCATCGGGGGAGGCGCAGCTTGTCAGCTGTCCTGGAAATAGAAGGTCTACGCAAGACGTACAAGAGCCGCCGTCGGGGGATCCGACACGCCCTCGACGGCTTCGACATGCGGGTCGAGCAGGGGCAGGTGCACGGCTTCCTCGGCCCCAACGGCTCGGGCAAGACCACCACCCTGCGTACGCTGCTCGGGCTCATCCGGCCCAACGGCGGCCGGATGGCGATCCTCGGGCAGGAGGTGCCCGCCGCCCTGCCCGCCGTCGTCGGCCAGGTCGGCGCGATCGTCGAGAGCCCTCAGTTCTTCCCGCACTTCACCGCGCGCGACACCCTGTCGCTGCTGGCCGGGGCGGGCGACGTGCCGCAGACCCGGGTCGACGAGGTGCTGGAGCTGGTCGGCCTGCGCGACCGGGCCGGC
This genomic window contains:
- a CDS encoding SIS domain-containing protein; this translates as MAFVHAEIASQPDCWREAALLAPTVAEHLPRPGERVAVVGCGTSWFMATAYAGLREAAGHGETDAFQASEFPTGRRYDRLIAVTRSGTTTEVLELLAALRGQLPTTVLVGDPVSPAVDVATAVVAMPFADERSVVQTRFATTALALLRAHLGDNLAALAADAEVAVRAPLPIDPARIEQVTFLGRGWTIGLAQEAALKCREAATFWAEAYPAMDYRHGPISVAAPGRLVWAFGDIPEGLAEDVAATGAAFVHSRTHGCRTVLASWAAGRTPVDPMADLILAQRFAVALSTSRGLDPDAPRHLTRSVVLA
- a CDS encoding DeoR/GlpR family DNA-binding transcription regulator, with the protein product MDRYARWNALLEMLTDNGRVSVEEAAGRLDVSQATIRRDFDQLAQQQMITRTRGGAVANGVSYDLPLRYKTAKHSAEKQRIGAAAAALVTPGTVVGLNGGTTSTEVARALAVRPDLNTSAEGAQLTVVTNALNIANELLVRSRMKVVVAGGVVRPKSFELVGPLGGALLREVTLDVALLGVDAIDPQLGAAAHHEGEAAMNNLMVARAKRVVIIADSSKLGGHAFARICPVDRVETLVTDSGANPELVEAFRAAGVHVVIA
- a CDS encoding ROK family protein yields the protein MKCALVRPDGTTVHTERHPTDAGRGPDAVVETILDVAEGLAGKARADGRDPVALGIAVPGVVDEAAGVAVWSANVGFRDVPLRGLAAERLGLPTVLGHDVRVGGLAEARLGAGRGTGHVLFVAIGTGIAAAHVVDGAAASGAHGAAGEIGHVLVRPGGPRCGCGRDGCLEAVASASAIARRYAEATGAGPTGTAGDGGPTGTPASAADVADRAAAGEPAAARVWAEAVEALADGLATGQALYDVETVVVGGGLAQAGPRLFDPLRAALHERMTFHRRPRLVAAALGDEAGCLGAALLALDAR